Proteins encoded within one genomic window of Granulicella pectinivorans:
- a CDS encoding MFS transporter, whose amino-acid sequence MPETRPTKVRFLILAALFAISSFSYGDRVVLSITSIAFTRDLHLNAIQLGYLLSGFSWAYVVAQLPSGYMLDRFGTKRIYGTAIILWSLLAAAVGFAGYLHGTIIANLGTAFVAIFGLRLLSGLVQAPVFPGNGRVVAAWFPSTERGMASAIFNSSQYFSVVIFGPLMGWVASAYGWKQCFWLLGLIGLALAAFWFRIIYDVKAHPGVNAAEIEKIEQGGGLCLIGTQSAGPRLTWDIVFRLFGTRMLFGIYLGQYCIVTLTWFFLSWFPIYLHQVLHMSLPKAGLASALPAFCGFAGGVLGGITSDRLIAAGKSVTLARKLPIVLGMTCAMSIMLCNLVTSTTVVIALMSIAFFGKGFGALGWTVISDTSPKGMVGLNGGLFNLCGNIAGITTPIFIGYLVQRTGNFRIALMFVGITALMAIISYVVITGPIRRLTPEDLGLAAPTQ is encoded by the coding sequence ATGCCCGAAACCCGCCCCACCAAAGTCCGTTTCCTCATCCTCGCGGCCCTCTTCGCCATCTCCTCCTTCTCCTACGGAGACCGCGTCGTCCTCTCCATCACCTCCATCGCCTTCACTCGCGATCTGCACCTCAACGCCATCCAGCTCGGCTACCTCCTCTCCGGATTCAGTTGGGCCTACGTCGTCGCGCAACTCCCATCCGGCTACATGCTTGACCGCTTCGGCACCAAGCGCATCTACGGCACCGCCATCATCCTCTGGTCGCTACTCGCCGCCGCGGTTGGCTTCGCCGGATACCTCCACGGCACCATCATCGCGAACCTCGGGACCGCCTTCGTCGCCATCTTCGGCCTGCGCCTCCTCTCCGGGCTCGTCCAGGCCCCTGTCTTTCCCGGTAACGGACGAGTCGTCGCCGCCTGGTTCCCCTCCACCGAACGCGGCATGGCCTCGGCCATCTTCAACTCCAGCCAATACTTCTCCGTCGTTATCTTCGGACCGCTCATGGGCTGGGTCGCTAGCGCCTACGGATGGAAGCAGTGCTTCTGGCTCCTGGGACTCATCGGTCTGGCCCTCGCCGCCTTCTGGTTCCGCATCATCTACGACGTCAAAGCTCATCCCGGCGTCAATGCTGCCGAGATCGAAAAGATCGAGCAGGGCGGAGGCCTCTGCCTCATCGGCACCCAGAGCGCCGGCCCCCGCCTCACCTGGGACATCGTCTTCCGCCTCTTTGGCACCCGCATGCTCTTCGGCATTTACTTAGGCCAATACTGCATCGTCACCCTCACCTGGTTCTTCCTGAGCTGGTTCCCCATCTACCTCCACCAGGTCCTCCACATGTCGCTCCCCAAGGCCGGCCTCGCCTCCGCCCTGCCTGCCTTCTGCGGTTTTGCTGGAGGCGTGCTTGGTGGAATCACCTCCGACCGCCTCATCGCCGCGGGCAAATCCGTCACCCTCGCCCGCAAGCTTCCCATCGTCCTCGGCATGACCTGTGCGATGTCCATCATGCTCTGCAACCTCGTGACCTCCACCACGGTCGTCATCGCCCTCATGTCTATAGCCTTCTTCGGCAAGGGTTTCGGAGCCCTCGGCTGGACCGTCATCTCCGACACCTCACCCAAGGGCATGGTCGGCCTCAACGGCGGCCTCTTCAACCTCTGCGGCAACATCGCCGGCATCACCACCCCCATCTTCATCGGCTACCTCGTCCAGCGCACCGGCAACTTCCGCATCGCCCTCATGTTCGTAGGCATTACGGCCTTGATGGCCATCATCAGTTACGTCGTCATCACCGGTCCCATCCGCCGCCTCACCCCAGAAGACCTCGGCCTGGCAGCGCCCACCCAATAG
- a CDS encoding sugar MFS transporter has product MAAPIQNVSAPGIGGNYEGKTDTLAMSVTTALFFMVGFLTCLNDVIIPHLKLIFELNYTKAMMVQFAFFSSYFVFSYPGGRLVEWLGYKRAMVIGLVVMAIGAAGFLPAADYALFPIFLTALIILAAGMTTVQVAVNPYVTIIGPPATASSRLNLSQAFNSVGTFIAPFLGSLYILRGVPTATPQVLNGMSDVARQAFRATQASSVRLPYIGMALVLLLLATALGLIKLKNHQQSAEVTQDFRPGAFGDNASETQSIWNKPWLLGGALGIFTYVGAEVSIGSLLVSYMGLPQIAGLGEATAAKFLMVYWGGAMLGRFIGSAVLQKVRTGPVVAFAGIVACLLVIMTVLTHGHTAMFALLAVGFCNSIMFPSIFTMGIQDLGSLTSRGSSLMIAAIVGGAIIPLATGKLADTIGLQNAFLLPAVCYVYIALYGMANAKRSPAIPA; this is encoded by the coding sequence ATGGCAGCCCCCATTCAGAACGTCAGCGCCCCCGGTATCGGCGGCAACTACGAAGGCAAGACCGACACCCTTGCCATGTCCGTCACCACCGCGCTCTTCTTCATGGTCGGCTTCCTCACCTGCCTCAACGACGTCATCATCCCGCATCTCAAGCTCATCTTCGAGCTCAACTACACCAAGGCCATGATGGTGCAGTTCGCCTTCTTCTCCTCCTACTTCGTCTTCTCCTATCCCGGCGGTCGCCTCGTCGAGTGGCTCGGCTACAAGCGCGCCATGGTCATCGGACTCGTCGTCATGGCCATCGGAGCCGCAGGCTTCCTACCCGCCGCCGACTATGCCCTCTTCCCCATCTTCCTCACCGCGCTCATCATCCTCGCCGCCGGCATGACCACCGTCCAGGTAGCCGTCAACCCGTACGTGACCATCATCGGCCCCCCGGCCACCGCCTCCAGCCGTCTCAATCTCTCGCAGGCCTTCAACTCCGTCGGCACCTTCATCGCGCCCTTCCTCGGCTCGCTCTACATCCTCCGTGGCGTTCCCACCGCGACGCCCCAGGTCCTCAACGGCATGTCCGACGTAGCTCGCCAGGCCTTCCGCGCCACGCAGGCCTCTTCCGTCCGCCTCCCCTACATCGGCATGGCGCTTGTCCTGCTTCTCCTCGCCACCGCGCTCGGACTCATCAAGCTCAAGAACCACCAGCAGTCCGCCGAGGTCACCCAGGACTTCCGTCCCGGAGCCTTCGGCGACAACGCCAGCGAAACCCAGAGCATCTGGAACAAGCCCTGGCTGCTCGGCGGTGCCCTCGGCATCTTCACCTACGTCGGCGCCGAAGTCTCCATCGGCTCCCTCCTCGTCAGCTACATGGGACTGCCGCAGATCGCCGGTCTCGGCGAAGCCACCGCCGCCAAGTTCCTCATGGTTTACTGGGGCGGAGCGATGCTCGGCCGCTTCATCGGCTCAGCGGTCCTTCAGAAGGTCCGCACCGGCCCGGTCGTCGCCTTTGCTGGCATCGTCGCCTGCCTGCTCGTCATCATGACGGTCCTCACCCACGGACACACCGCTATGTTCGCCTTGCTCGCGGTTGGCTTCTGCAACTCCATCATGTTCCCATCCATCTTCACCATGGGCATCCAGGACCTCGGCTCCCTCACCAGCCGCGGTTCCAGTCTCATGATCGCCGCGATCGTCGGCGGAGCCATCATCCCCCTCGCCACCGGCAAACTCGCCGACACCATCGGCCTGCAAAACGCCTTTCTCCTCCCCGCCGTCTGCTACGTCTACATCGCCCTCTACGGAATGGCCAACGCCAAACGCAGCCCGGCCATCCCCGCATAA
- a CDS encoding TonB-dependent receptor: MRTFSLRLLAYLCLLLPLAAMAQFENGSIVGTVHDPSGAVVSAATITVTNIATGAVSTTTTKDSGDYEVPNLRVGQYNVVVTHAGFADVTATNISVSIGNRQRIDLTLAAAGDTQTVTVSGVALQVETETSERGQTITGYQTAALPLVSRNYSDLLGLVVGSRQPPSAATTSSINSLVRAGAYNINGQRSMFNNFLLDGLDNNAYGESNQGFDNQIIAIPPDSVSQFQVVTNNESAEYGRSSGATINVASLSGTNKYHAVLYEFIRNTALNAAGFFKPTIGTTPFKKPDFKRNQFGMNFGGPILKDRLFFFLDYEGFRQKLTPLSVLTLPTQNELNGILAVNVKNPVTGITYAAGTRIPTAAINPISQQIIGFFKQLNGLPVSGNAATGLASNDYPVQVPFSDNSDKGDLRLDFHQSDASSWFLRVSDRKETGVNYPAMPLPLDGSTNGTIRVLDQQVAAGYTHLFGSDKIIDARLGLSRTKAGKYSLSIGNNAITIPGLPTNPIVAGGLPTISISGFSTIGRQSTNPQWQNPAVLDPKLNFTWVKGRHSMKFGYEYEHIWMAVNDNNPLYGSFNYGGAYSNAGGTSVSDNYWADFLFGNTSSYSLANYFVAHLRQTMHNAYAQDDWKVSPRLTLNLGLRWEYGSPYSEQNNYVSNFDPITQTMLTTSPGAGGVGVTPVNFGGVYGKTLMDPDLNDFGPRIGFAYSIDNKTVLRGGFGVSFAHYTRAGSADVLPINAPQAQFAAVSQITPNTTNHCNPLPAAIIPVNSTTPSCYATMDQGFPNTLVTTFNPATAAVTYMPRNTRDSYVESFFFSVQRSLAKNTLLDIAYVGNHGLKLQGFLNANQKNPSKGFARPFTNWPSDITEALNEFSSNYNSLQVKYEQRFLGGLTLLNSFTWSHALDNASAALEGNTPAPQDGNNISADYGQSDYNLPLANVTSLVYEVPFGRGRRFASNANAFVDAALGGWQVSVINTAQAGTPFNLTYNPAAATQVSTQITANYRGLNAYRPNVNPGVNKILNTQIASTGYIQYVNPAAFALPATRDASGNLLSPFGNASRNPLRNTPFYQADLALNKKFSTPVETLKVEFRTEAYNILNHTNLFLPSTIGGTNGQTASTGGVISSTFEPRILQFGLKILY; encoded by the coding sequence ATGCGTACATTCTCTCTAAGACTTCTGGCATATCTCTGCCTGCTTCTCCCTCTCGCCGCCATGGCGCAGTTTGAAAACGGAAGCATCGTCGGCACCGTCCACGATCCCTCCGGTGCAGTCGTCTCCGCTGCCACCATCACCGTCACCAACATCGCCACGGGAGCCGTCAGCACCACCACCACGAAGGACTCCGGCGACTACGAGGTCCCGAACCTCCGCGTTGGCCAGTACAACGTTGTCGTTACCCATGCCGGTTTCGCCGATGTCACCGCCACCAACATCTCCGTCTCCATCGGCAACCGCCAGCGCATCGATCTCACCCTCGCCGCCGCCGGCGACACCCAGACCGTCACCGTCTCCGGCGTCGCCCTCCAGGTGGAGACCGAGACCTCCGAGCGCGGCCAGACCATCACCGGCTACCAGACCGCCGCCCTTCCCCTCGTCAGCCGCAACTACTCCGACCTCCTCGGCCTCGTCGTAGGCTCCCGCCAGCCGCCCTCCGCCGCCACGACCAGTTCCATCAACTCGCTCGTCCGCGCGGGCGCCTACAACATCAACGGCCAGCGCTCCATGTTCAACAACTTCCTGCTCGACGGCCTGGATAACAACGCCTACGGGGAATCCAACCAGGGCTTCGACAACCAGATCATCGCTATCCCGCCCGACTCCGTCTCGCAGTTCCAGGTCGTCACCAACAACGAGAGCGCCGAGTACGGCCGTTCTTCCGGCGCCACCATCAACGTCGCTTCGCTCTCCGGAACCAACAAGTATCACGCCGTCCTCTATGAGTTCATCCGCAACACCGCGCTGAATGCCGCCGGGTTCTTCAAGCCCACCATTGGAACTACCCCCTTCAAAAAGCCGGACTTCAAACGCAACCAGTTCGGCATGAACTTTGGTGGACCCATCCTCAAGGACCGGCTCTTCTTCTTCCTCGACTACGAGGGCTTCCGCCAGAAGCTCACCCCGCTCTCCGTCCTCACCCTCCCCACGCAGAACGAGCTCAACGGCATTCTCGCCGTCAACGTCAAGAACCCTGTCACCGGCATCACCTACGCCGCCGGAACGCGCATCCCCACTGCTGCCATCAACCCCATCTCCCAGCAGATTATTGGCTTCTTCAAGCAGCTCAACGGTCTGCCGGTATCCGGCAACGCCGCCACCGGCCTGGCTTCGAACGACTACCCGGTCCAGGTCCCCTTCTCCGATAACTCCGACAAGGGCGACCTCCGCCTCGACTTCCACCAGAGCGACGCCAGCTCCTGGTTCCTTCGCGTCTCCGACCGCAAGGAGACCGGCGTCAACTACCCCGCCATGCCTCTTCCGCTCGACGGATCCACCAACGGAACCATCCGCGTCCTCGACCAGCAGGTCGCCGCCGGATACACCCACCTCTTTGGCTCCGACAAGATCATCGATGCGCGTCTCGGTCTCTCCCGCACCAAGGCCGGCAAGTACTCGCTCTCCATCGGCAACAACGCCATTACCATCCCCGGCCTGCCCACCAATCCCATCGTCGCCGGTGGTCTGCCCACCATCAGCATCTCCGGCTTCTCCACCATCGGTCGCCAAAGCACCAACCCCCAGTGGCAGAACCCCGCCGTCCTCGATCCCAAGCTCAACTTCACCTGGGTCAAAGGCCGCCACTCCATGAAGTTCGGCTATGAGTACGAACACATCTGGATGGCCGTCAACGACAACAATCCCCTCTACGGCTCCTTCAACTACGGTGGTGCCTACTCCAACGCCGGCGGAACCTCTGTCTCCGACAACTACTGGGCCGACTTCCTCTTCGGCAATACCAGCTCTTACTCGCTGGCCAACTACTTCGTCGCTCACCTCCGCCAGACCATGCACAACGCCTACGCTCAGGATGATTGGAAGGTCAGTCCCCGACTCACCCTCAACCTCGGCCTCCGCTGGGAGTATGGCTCGCCCTACTCCGAGCAGAACAACTACGTCTCCAACTTCGACCCCATCACCCAGACCATGCTCACCACCAGCCCCGGTGCTGGCGGTGTAGGCGTCACTCCCGTCAACTTCGGCGGCGTCTATGGCAAGACCCTCATGGACCCCGACCTCAACGACTTCGGTCCGCGCATCGGATTCGCCTACTCCATCGACAACAAGACCGTCCTGCGCGGAGGCTTCGGCGTCAGCTTCGCTCACTACACCCGTGCCGGATCGGCTGACGTTCTCCCGATCAACGCGCCGCAGGCCCAGTTCGCCGCTGTCAGCCAGATCACGCCGAACACCACCAATCACTGCAACCCGCTCCCCGCCGCCATCATCCCCGTCAACTCCACCACCCCAAGCTGCTACGCCACCATGGATCAGGGCTTCCCGAATACCCTCGTCACCACCTTCAACCCGGCCACCGCCGCCGTCACGTACATGCCGCGCAACACCCGCGATTCCTACGTGGAGAGCTTCTTCTTCTCCGTCCAGCGCTCGCTGGCGAAGAACACCCTGCTCGACATCGCCTACGTCGGCAACCATGGCCTCAAGCTCCAGGGCTTCCTCAACGCCAACCAGAAAAACCCCTCCAAAGGCTTCGCCCGACCTTTCACCAACTGGCCCTCCGATATCACCGAGGCCCTCAACGAGTTCTCCTCCAACTACAACTCGCTGCAGGTCAAGTATGAGCAGCGCTTCCTCGGCGGACTCACCCTGCTGAACTCCTTCACCTGGTCGCACGCGCTCGATAACGCCTCCGCGGCCCTTGAAGGCAACACCCCCGCCCCGCAGGATGGCAACAACATCTCTGCGGACTATGGTCAGTCGGACTACAACCTGCCCCTCGCCAACGTCACCTCGCTCGTCTACGAGGTCCCCTTCGGACGCGGACGCCGCTTCGCCTCGAACGCCAACGCCTTCGTGGATGCCGCGCTAGGCGGCTGGCAGGTCTCCGTCATCAATACGGCCCAGGCCGGCACGCCCTTCAACCTCACCTACAACCCAGCCGCTGCCACCCAGGTCTCCACGCAGATCACGGCCAACTACCGCGGCCTCAATGCCTACCGCCCCAACGTCAATCCCGGCGTCAACAAGATCCTCAATACCCAGATCGCGTCCACCGGATACATCCAGTACGTCAACCCAGCCGCCTTCGCCCTGCCCGCCACCCGCGACGCCTCGGGCAATCTCCTCAGCCCCTTCGGCAACGCCAGCCGTAACCCGCTGCGGAACACGCCCTTCTACCAGGCCGACCTCGCCCTCAACAAGAAGTTCTCCACCCCCGTGGAGACCCTCAAAGTGGAGTTCCGTACCGAGGCCTACAACATCCTCAATCACACCAACCTCTTCCTGCCCAGCACGATCGGTGGAACGAACGGTCAGACTGCCAGCACGGGAGGCGTCATCTCCAGCACCTTCGAGCCACGCATCCTGCAGTTCGGCCTCAAAATCCTTTACTAG
- a CDS encoding glycoside hydrolase family 2 protein has protein sequence MTSLSRRQFLELATAAALLPPSLARAQTSSVHTLDSGWEFLRMPLAGPFEVWSNQPLAPWTPVTLPHCFNDYDGCDPDVPAYRGRGWYRITVPVANPHPNGRTLLHIEGAGQSSEVYLGPHLAGRHIGGYDEYVLDLTELLAQPGAMNKDGALLSILCDNSPDLDRMPSDLSDFTLYGGLYRSVHLVYVPSVSIEQLHVHVEAGKGAPASVKVEARLHNPTTATTALPLSLTIKDPKGKTVHTVSRSQMPWTGTETLTTFVLPNPRLWHPKTPALYTCTFTLGDSIQIQRFGIRFCEFQQDGPFLLNGERLLLQGTHRHEDHAGYAAATPAGILRKEMHMIRDMGANFIRLAHYQQQRLVLDLCDELGILVWEEVSWCRGGVGSEAFQHQGKEKLATMIDQHRNHPSIILWGLGNEDDWEGEYPSVDMVAIPAYLQQLQDIAHALDPSRKTVIRRCDFARTIPDVYSPSIWAGWYGGRFVDYESSLDKQRPRVKHLLHAEWGADNHAGRHAEDPYKTITVIKEGDTAERGLAYMAQGGEARVSRDGDWSESYACDLFDWHLKTQHSLPWLTGALQWCFKDFTTPLRPENPVPRINQKGIVERDLTPKEGYYVFQSYLAEKPMAHIYGHTWPVRWGRPNEPRTVKVYSNCPVAELFLNGKSLGIRKRDIQNFPAAGLRWDTPFLAGENHLKVVATTATHERVEDEIAFIYQTEPWGTPARLTLEVMERSPTRVTLEAKLLDASGILCLEARNRIRYTLSGEGKLIDNLGTATGSRVVELTNGRSRISIIPAKTQSTAAVSAEGLPTAFCLI, from the coding sequence ATGACCTCTCTCTCGCGCCGTCAGTTTCTCGAACTCGCTACCGCCGCTGCTCTTCTGCCCCCCAGCCTCGCCCGCGCCCAGACCTCCTCCGTCCACACCCTCGACTCCGGATGGGAGTTCCTTCGCATGCCCCTCGCCGGACCTTTCGAGGTCTGGAGCAACCAGCCCCTCGCCCCCTGGACCCCCGTCACCCTCCCCCATTGCTTCAACGACTACGACGGCTGCGACCCCGACGTTCCCGCCTACCGCGGCAGGGGCTGGTACCGCATCACCGTCCCCGTCGCCAATCCCCATCCCAACGGTCGCACCCTGCTCCATATCGAGGGTGCCGGCCAGTCCTCCGAGGTCTATCTCGGCCCCCATCTCGCCGGCCGTCATATCGGAGGCTACGACGAGTACGTCCTCGACCTGACCGAACTCCTCGCCCAACCCGGAGCGATGAACAAAGATGGAGCTCTCCTCAGCATCCTCTGCGACAACTCCCCCGACCTCGACCGCATGCCGTCTGACCTCTCCGACTTCACCCTCTACGGAGGCCTCTACCGCAGCGTCCATCTCGTCTACGTTCCTTCCGTCTCCATCGAGCAACTCCACGTCCACGTAGAAGCAGGGAAGGGAGCCCCCGCGTCGGTCAAGGTAGAAGCCCGTCTCCACAATCCAACCACCGCCACGACGGCTCTCCCCCTCAGCCTCACGATCAAAGACCCTAAGGGCAAGACCGTCCACACCGTCAGCCGCTCCCAGATGCCCTGGACCGGCACAGAGACCCTCACCACCTTCGTCCTTCCCAACCCCCGGCTCTGGCACCCCAAAACCCCCGCGCTCTACACCTGCACCTTCACTCTCGGCGATTCCATCCAGATCCAGCGCTTCGGCATCCGTTTCTGCGAGTTCCAGCAGGACGGCCCCTTCCTCCTCAATGGCGAGCGCCTCCTTCTCCAGGGCACCCACCGCCACGAGGACCACGCCGGATACGCTGCCGCCACCCCCGCCGGCATCCTCCGCAAAGAGATGCACATGATCCGCGACATGGGCGCCAACTTCATCCGTCTCGCCCACTACCAGCAGCAGCGCCTCGTCCTCGACCTCTGCGACGAACTCGGCATCCTGGTCTGGGAAGAGGTCTCCTGGTGCCGTGGCGGCGTCGGCTCCGAGGCCTTCCAGCACCAGGGTAAAGAGAAGCTCGCCACCATGATCGACCAGCACCGCAACCATCCCTCCATCATCCTCTGGGGCCTCGGCAACGAAGACGACTGGGAGGGCGAGTATCCATCGGTCGACATGGTTGCCATCCCCGCGTACCTCCAGCAGCTCCAGGACATCGCCCACGCCCTCGACCCCTCGCGCAAGACCGTCATCCGCCGCTGCGACTTCGCCCGCACCATCCCCGATGTCTACTCTCCGTCCATCTGGGCCGGCTGGTATGGCGGACGCTTCGTCGACTACGAGTCCTCCCTCGACAAGCAACGCCCCCGCGTCAAACACCTCCTCCACGCCGAGTGGGGTGCCGACAACCACGCCGGCCGCCACGCCGAAGACCCCTACAAGACCATCACCGTCATCAAAGAGGGCGACACCGCCGAGCGTGGCCTCGCCTACATGGCCCAGGGCGGCGAAGCCCGCGTCTCCCGCGATGGCGACTGGTCGGAGTCCTACGCCTGCGATCTCTTCGACTGGCACCTCAAGACCCAGCACTCGCTTCCATGGCTCACCGGTGCCCTGCAGTGGTGCTTCAAGGACTTCACCACGCCCCTCCGCCCCGAAAACCCCGTCCCCCGCATCAACCAGAAGGGCATCGTCGAGCGCGACCTCACGCCCAAGGAGGGATACTACGTCTTCCAGTCCTACCTCGCCGAGAAGCCCATGGCCCACATCTATGGCCACACCTGGCCCGTCCGCTGGGGCAGGCCCAACGAGCCCCGCACGGTCAAGGTCTACTCCAACTGTCCGGTGGCGGAGCTCTTCCTCAACGGCAAATCCCTCGGCATCCGCAAGCGCGACATCCAGAACTTTCCAGCCGCCGGCTTACGCTGGGACACACCCTTTCTTGCTGGCGAAAATCATCTCAAGGTAGTCGCCACCACCGCCACTCACGAAAGAGTTGAAGACGAGATCGCCTTCATCTACCAGACTGAGCCCTGGGGCACTCCAGCCAGGCTAACCCTCGAAGTCATGGAACGCTCTCCCACCAGGGTTACCCTCGAAGCGAAGCTGCTCGACGCCAGCGGAATTCTCTGTCTCGAAGCACGCAACCGAATCCGTTACACACTCTCCGGTGAAGGCAAGCTCATCGACAACCTCGGTACCGCGACCGGCTCTCGCGTCGTCGAACTCACCAATGGCCGCAGCCGTATCTCGATCATCCCAGCCAAAACTCAGTCCACCGCCGCCGTCTCCGCTGAAGGTCTCCCCACGGCATTCTGCCTCATCTAG
- a CDS encoding aldehyde dehydrogenase (NADP(+)), producing the protein MPITGEMLIGLTTVRGTDTPTQAINPATGETLGPDFPGGTPLDVDQACILAAAAFDPYRAAPLEARALFLETIAANIEALGEELILRVMAESGLPRPRLEGERGRTCGQLRLFAQVIRTGSFLNLTLDSALPDRKPLARPDLRSRKIPVGPVAVFGASNFPLAFSVAGGDTASALAAGCPVVAKAHPSHLGTSELIGRAIQQAVRDCKMPPGTFSLLFSTGNAVGEALVKHPAIQAVGFTGSRRGGLALVALAQARPQPIPVYAEMSATNPVFILPAALASRGAAIAESLVASATMGVGQFCTKPGIVLGLAGSSFETLSTTAAVTFSAATPGTMLNAGIHAAYEKGTAAFGAIPSVELLAQGLPSNGPSSAQPALFRTTSQAFLATPELSEEVFGPTTLLIACTTEAEFKVIAESLEGQLTATVHMDDADLPLAQSLLPILERKAGRILINGFPTGVEVSYAMVHGGPYPATSDPRATSVGAMSIDRFLRPVCYQNFPTALLPAELQAPTLPHSLDGKPA; encoded by the coding sequence ATGCCCATCACCGGCGAAATGCTCATCGGCCTCACTACCGTCCGCGGCACCGACACCCCCACTCAGGCCATCAACCCCGCCACCGGCGAGACCCTCGGCCCCGACTTCCCCGGCGGCACCCCCCTCGACGTCGATCAGGCCTGCATCCTCGCCGCCGCTGCCTTCGATCCCTACCGCGCCGCGCCCCTCGAGGCCCGCGCCCTCTTCCTCGAGACCATCGCCGCCAACATCGAAGCCCTCGGCGAAGAGCTCATCCTCCGCGTCATGGCCGAGTCCGGCCTGCCCCGTCCCCGCCTCGAAGGCGAACGCGGCCGCACCTGCGGACAGCTCCGCCTCTTCGCCCAGGTCATCCGCACCGGCTCCTTCCTCAATCTCACCCTCGACTCCGCCCTCCCCGATCGCAAGCCCCTCGCACGCCCCGACCTCCGCTCCCGCAAGATCCCCGTCGGCCCCGTCGCCGTCTTCGGAGCCAGCAACTTCCCGCTCGCCTTCTCCGTCGCCGGTGGAGACACCGCCTCCGCCCTCGCCGCCGGCTGTCCCGTGGTCGCCAAAGCCCACCCCTCGCACCTCGGCACCTCCGAGCTCATCGGCCGCGCCATCCAGCAGGCCGTGCGCGACTGCAAGATGCCTCCTGGCACCTTCTCGCTCCTCTTCAGCACCGGCAACGCGGTTGGTGAAGCCCTCGTCAAACACCCCGCCATCCAGGCCGTCGGCTTCACCGGCTCCCGTCGCGGCGGCCTCGCCCTCGTCGCCCTTGCTCAGGCCCGTCCCCAGCCCATTCCGGTCTACGCCGAGATGTCCGCCACCAACCCCGTCTTCATCCTGCCCGCGGCCCTCGCCAGCCGCGGAGCTGCCATCGCAGAGTCCCTTGTCGCCTCCGCCACCATGGGAGTCGGCCAGTTCTGCACCAAGCCCGGTATCGTCCTCGGCCTCGCCGGTTCGTCGTTTGAGACGCTCTCCACCACCGCCGCCGTCACCTTCTCCGCCGCCACCCCCGGCACCATGCTCAACGCCGGCATTCACGCCGCCTACGAGAAGGGAACTGCCGCCTTCGGCGCCATCCCCTCGGTCGAGCTCCTCGCGCAGGGCCTACCCTCGAATGGCCCGTCCTCCGCCCAGCCCGCACTCTTCCGCACCACCTCGCAGGCCTTCCTCGCCACGCCTGAGCTCTCCGAAGAGGTCTTCGGCCCCACCACCCTCCTCATCGCCTGCACGACCGAAGCTGAATTCAAAGTCATCGCCGAATCCCTTGAAGGTCAGCTCACGGCCACCGTCCATATGGACGACGCCGATTTACCCCTGGCACAGTCCCTTCTGCCCATCCTGGAGCGGAAGGCTGGCCGCATCCTCATCAATGGCTTTCCCACCGGCGTCGAGGTCTCCTACGCCATGGTCCACGGAGGACCCTACCCCGCCACCTCCGACCCTCGCGCCACCTCCGTCGGAGCCATGTCCATCGACCGCTTCCTCCGCCCCGTCTGCTACCAGAACTTCCCCACAGCCCTGCTGCCGGCAGAGCTCCAAGCACCAACCCTCCCGCACTCCCTCGACGGCAAACCCGCATGA
- the kdgD gene encoding 5-dehydro-4-deoxyglucarate dehydratase, with protein MDPKALAAQIGSGLLSFPVTHFRANDTFHESSYREHIAWLNEYSPAGLFAAGGTGEFFSLTLDEFSNVVRAAVEETAGRIPILAGCGYGTAIAKQFAAAAEKAGADGLLLFPPYLVNPDPEGLIAHVKAVCDSTSLGVIVYSRDNAILKADTLARMADLCPNLIGFKDGVGDIETMTKIYLKLGDRLTYVGGLPTAETFALPYLEMGVTTYSSAIFNFLPQWAMDFYAAVRRKDHAHVSRELRDFVMPYIDIRDRRKGYAVSIVKAGVKLIGRTPGHVRTPLTDLTESELASLKALMAGRS; from the coding sequence ATGGATCCCAAAGCACTTGCCGCACAGATAGGCTCCGGCCTTCTCTCTTTTCCCGTCACGCACTTCCGCGCCAACGACACCTTCCACGAGTCCTCCTACCGCGAGCACATCGCGTGGCTCAACGAGTACTCGCCCGCTGGCCTCTTCGCCGCCGGAGGCACCGGTGAGTTCTTCTCCCTCACCCTCGATGAGTTCTCCAACGTCGTCCGTGCCGCGGTCGAAGAGACCGCAGGCCGCATCCCCATCCTGGCCGGCTGCGGCTACGGCACCGCCATCGCGAAGCAGTTCGCAGCGGCTGCCGAGAAGGCCGGTGCGGACGGCCTCCTGCTCTTCCCGCCCTACCTCGTCAACCCCGATCCCGAAGGCCTCATCGCGCACGTCAAAGCCGTCTGCGATTCCACCAGCCTCGGCGTCATCGTCTACAGCCGCGACAACGCCATCCTCAAAGCCGACACGCTGGCCAGGATGGCCGATCTCTGCCCCAACCTCATCGGTTTCAAGGATGGCGTCGGCGACATCGAGACCATGACGAAGATCTACCTGAAGCTAGGCGACCGCCTCACCTACGTCGGTGGCCTGCCCACCGCCGAGACCTTCGCTCTCCCGTATCTCGAGATGGGCGTCACCACCTACTCGTCGGCGATCTTCAACTTCCTGCCCCAGTGGGCCATGGACTTCTACGCTGCCGTCCGCCGCAAAGACCACGCGCACGTCTCCCGCGAACTCCGCGACTTCGTCATGCCATACATCGACATCCGCGACCGCCGCAAGGGTTACGCCGTCTCGATCGTCAAGGCCGGCGTCAAGCTCATCGGTCGCACCCCGGGCCACGTCCGCACGCCCCTCACCGACCTTACCGAGTCCGAACTGGCCAGCCTCAAAGCCCTCATGGCCGGAAGAAGCTAG